A single genomic interval of Methanobacterium alcaliphilum harbors:
- a CDS encoding metal ABC transporter ATP-binding protein: MAQNVIVLKNINYVLNKNYILEDITISIKENDFLAIIGPNGGGKSTLLQIILGLIKPTSGYVEVLGESPEKSRNFVGYLPQHTHFETDFPINVFETVLMGRYKDVFKGYNENDKKIVLKWLENLDIHHLKDRQIERLSGGQMQRVFLARALAREPKILLLDEPTSSIDPKTQNSFYDLLQDIREKMAVVLVSHDVGVVSSYVDNIACLNRRLYSHGSIEESIKGLEKAYQCPIDLIAHGIPHRVLREH, from the coding sequence ATGGCACAAAATGTAATAGTTCTAAAAAATATTAATTATGTTTTAAATAAGAACTATATTTTAGAAGATATAACTATATCCATAAAAGAAAACGATTTTTTAGCAATTATAGGCCCTAATGGCGGCGGAAAAAGTACATTACTCCAAATTATATTGGGGTTAATTAAACCTACTTCTGGATATGTTGAAGTTTTAGGTGAATCGCCTGAAAAATCTAGAAATTTTGTGGGCTATTTGCCACAACACACTCATTTTGAAACTGATTTTCCTATTAACGTTTTTGAAACAGTTTTGATGGGTAGGTACAAAGATGTCTTTAAAGGCTACAATGAAAATGATAAAAAAATTGTCTTAAAATGGCTTGAAAACCTTGATATACATCATTTAAAAGATAGACAAATTGAAAGGCTTTCGGGTGGTCAAATGCAGCGTGTTTTTTTAGCCAGAGCACTGGCCCGAGAACCGAAAATTCTTTTACTTGATGAACCTACTTCCAGTATTGATCCTAAAACTCAAAACTCTTTCTACGATCTTTTACAAGATATTCGAGAGAAAATGGCAGTTGTATTGGTATCCCATGATGTGGGTGTTGTCTCATCTTATGTGGATAACATAGCCTGTTTAAATAGACGCCTTTATTCGCATGGTTCAATAGAAGAATCCATTAAAGGTTTAGAAAAAGCATATCAATGTCCTATTGATTTAATTGCTCATGGAATTCCACATAGGGTTTTAAGAGAACATTGA